Proteins from a genomic interval of Vicinamibacterales bacterium:
- a CDS encoding GNAT family N-acetyltransferase has product MAWVERALALHYDRAGFDCGTPALNDYLQRYARQNHKSGGAKTLVAVAAAPSDTILGYYTISPGAIAFAKAPASVTKRPGRYEVPVFRLGRLAVAITMQGKGLGGDILLAAGARALAVAGEVGGVALAIDAKDDRAAAWYERFGALRLLDDRLKLVLPLDVIAAALHAE; this is encoded by the coding sequence GTGGCCTGGGTCGAACGGGCGTTGGCCCTCCACTACGACCGTGCGGGTTTCGACTGCGGGACTCCCGCGCTGAACGATTACCTGCAGCGCTACGCACGCCAGAATCACAAAAGTGGCGGCGCGAAGACTCTTGTCGCGGTGGCCGCGGCCCCATCCGACACTATTCTCGGCTACTACACCATCAGCCCGGGGGCGATTGCCTTCGCGAAGGCACCGGCCAGTGTCACGAAGCGACCGGGCCGCTACGAGGTGCCAGTCTTTCGCTTGGGACGCCTGGCCGTGGCGATCACGATGCAGGGGAAGGGACTCGGAGGTGACATTCTCCTTGCGGCTGGCGCCCGCGCGTTAGCCGTTGCTGGAGAAGTCGGCGGCGTGGCCCTGGCAATCGATGCCAAGGATGATCGCGCAGCGGCATGGTATGAACGATTTGGCGCGCTCCGCTTGCTCGACGATCGGCTGAAGTTGGTTCTGCCGCTCGATGTGATTGCCGCAGCTTTGCACGCAGAGTGA
- a CDS encoding DUF1778 domain-containing protein — protein MPGSTATRDDRIELRASREEKRVLAAAAAYERLDLTTFVLRAALPAAEEVVARHERITLSARDSARVLELLENPPKPTAALRAAARRRRNKP, from the coding sequence ATGCCTGGTTCAACGGCCACACGTGACGACCGGATTGAGCTCCGCGCTTCTCGTGAAGAGAAGCGCGTGCTGGCTGCCGCTGCCGCGTACGAACGGCTCGATCTGACCACGTTCGTGCTGCGTGCGGCGCTGCCTGCGGCCGAGGAGGTTGTGGCCCGCCATGAGCGAATCACGCTCTCGGCGCGCGACAGCGCCCGCGTCTTGGAACTGCTCGAGAATCCGCCGAAGCCGACCGCCGCTCTGCGCGCCGCAGCCAGGAGACGACGGAACAAGCCGTGA
- a CDS encoding tyrosine-type recombinase/integrase, whose amino-acid sequence MSVTVRPYVNGGWEVDIRVELPDGTIIRERKKASGTGKAAAQRWAEARERVLLVNGKPKRSTKEEVLETPTLKEFAPRFVDGYAKANRLKPSGIAGKKSIFKSHLVPQLGDKRLDTISTEDVQRLKSALADRSPKTVNNILTTLSVMLKTAVEWGSIERVPCVIKLLPTPKNQASFHDFEEYERLIEATRTSLQDYLVVLLGAEAGLRCGEIMALEWTDVDLNKRQLCVARSDWKGHVTVPKGGRLRYVPLTKRLTEALKEARHLRGPRVLCETKGQPLTQKVVQLMMRRAAKKANAKPGVHILRHTFCSHLAMRGAPARAIQELAGHSDLATTQRYMHLSPAALDAAIRLLETGGEFRGGIREAAGKTS is encoded by the coding sequence ATGAGCGTCACAGTCAGACCCTACGTGAACGGCGGATGGGAAGTCGACATACGCGTCGAACTCCCGGACGGCACCATCATTCGCGAGCGGAAGAAAGCCTCAGGAACGGGCAAGGCCGCAGCCCAACGCTGGGCCGAAGCGCGCGAACGGGTGTTGCTGGTCAACGGCAAACCAAAGCGGTCCACGAAAGAGGAGGTGCTCGAGACACCAACACTCAAGGAATTCGCGCCACGATTCGTGGACGGTTACGCGAAAGCCAATCGCCTGAAACCAAGCGGGATTGCAGGAAAGAAGTCGATCTTCAAATCCCATCTGGTTCCGCAGCTCGGCGACAAACGATTGGACACAATCTCGACCGAAGACGTGCAGCGATTGAAGTCCGCTCTTGCGGATCGCTCACCAAAGACCGTCAACAACATCTTGACGACCTTGAGCGTGATGCTGAAGACGGCCGTCGAGTGGGGCTCGATCGAACGCGTTCCGTGCGTGATCAAGTTGCTGCCGACACCGAAGAACCAGGCGAGCTTCCATGACTTCGAGGAGTACGAACGACTCATCGAGGCGACTCGCACCAGTTTGCAGGATTACCTCGTAGTGCTACTGGGCGCCGAGGCGGGCTTGCGATGTGGCGAGATCATGGCGCTGGAGTGGACAGACGTTGACCTGAACAAACGGCAACTCTGTGTCGCGCGATCGGACTGGAAGGGGCACGTCACGGTGCCCAAAGGTGGGCGGCTCAGGTATGTGCCCCTGACCAAACGGCTAACAGAAGCATTGAAGGAAGCGCGTCATTTACGCGGTCCTCGGGTGCTCTGCGAAACGAAAGGTCAGCCGCTGACACAGAAAGTGGTTCAGCTGATGATGCGCCGAGCGGCCAAGAAGGCGAACGCGAAGCCAGGTGTCCATATCCTGCGTCACACGTTCTGTTCGCATCTGGCGATGCGTGGGGCGCCGGCGAGGGCTATCCAGGAACTCGCGGGACATTCGGACTTGGCCACTACGCAGCGCTACATGCACCTGAGTCCGGCCGCGCTCGATGCGGCCATTCGGCTCTTGGAGACGGGCGGCGAATTCCGTGGAGGAATACGGGAGGCGGCGGGAAAAACGAGCTGA
- a CDS encoding DUF1800 domain-containing protein, which translates to MWTRSFAALSLLAVIAGRPQAGAPTAIPATDDAIVHALNRLTFGPRPGDVARVKAMGLQNWIDQQLSPARIDNATLTARLARLETLSLDSATIQHDYSGPAMVERRQRKLENTNTEPPDPVMRPPSRPEAASARSRRSSLGLVRAEADTRGGPPSDVQRKDRQVIADIEEAKLLRAVYSERQLEEVLVDFWFNHFNVFAGKGATRNYLNEYEREAIRPNVLGNFRDMLEATAKSPAMLFYLDNWENVSADSPSPRGAERRAPRAGASPTRAGGPSPASPEGARPKRGINENFARELMELHTLGVDGGYTQADIVNVARALTGWTIRPREGSGTLFVQRLHDDEEKTVLGHTIKAGGGQNDIEQVLDVLAAHPSTARHIATRLAARFVSDNPPTALVDRAAARFTATRGDLREVVRTIVTSPEFFSPDAYRAKVKTPLDFVTSALRATGAEVRSAVPLARELREMGMPLYFCQPPTGYNDTASTWVSAGGLVSRMNFAVALSKNQLRGVHVANPSADLETTIGSPAFQRQ; encoded by the coding sequence ATGTGGACCCGCTCATTTGCCGCCTTGTCGCTTCTCGCCGTGATCGCCGGCCGCCCGCAGGCGGGGGCGCCCACCGCAATTCCCGCCACCGATGACGCCATCGTCCACGCCCTCAACCGGCTGACGTTCGGGCCGCGTCCGGGCGACGTCGCGCGCGTGAAGGCGATGGGCCTGCAGAACTGGATTGACCAGCAGCTCAGCCCGGCGCGGATCGACAACGCGACGCTGACAGCGAGGCTGGCGCGGCTGGAGACGCTGTCGCTTGATTCCGCGACCATCCAGCACGACTACTCGGGCCCGGCCATGGTCGAACGCCGCCAACGCAAGCTCGAGAACACGAACACCGAGCCGCCGGATCCGGTGATGCGCCCGCCTTCGCGGCCGGAGGCCGCTTCGGCGAGGTCTCGCCGTAGCTCGCTCGGACTCGTGCGAGCGGAGGCGGACACCCGTGGCGGCCCTCCGAGCGATGTGCAGCGGAAGGATCGGCAGGTGATCGCCGACATCGAGGAAGCGAAGCTGCTGCGCGCGGTCTACAGCGAACGGCAACTCGAGGAAGTGCTGGTGGACTTCTGGTTCAACCACTTCAACGTGTTTGCCGGCAAGGGCGCCACGCGCAACTACCTGAACGAGTACGAGCGCGAAGCCATCCGGCCGAATGTGCTGGGCAACTTCCGCGACATGCTCGAAGCCACCGCGAAAAGTCCGGCAATGCTGTTCTATCTCGACAACTGGGAAAACGTCAGCGCGGACTCGCCGTCCCCACGAGGCGCGGAGCGCCGAGCCCCACGAGCGGGAGCGAGCCCTACGAGGGCCGGAGGCCCGAGCCCTGCGAGCCCTGAAGGGGCGCGCCCCAAGCGGGGCATCAACGAGAACTTCGCTCGTGAGCTGATGGAACTGCACACCCTTGGCGTGGACGGCGGCTACACGCAGGCCGACATCGTCAACGTGGCGCGGGCGCTCACCGGTTGGACCATTCGGCCCCGCGAAGGGTCGGGCACGCTGTTTGTGCAGAGGCTTCACGACGACGAGGAGAAGACCGTCCTGGGCCACACGATCAAGGCAGGTGGCGGCCAGAACGACATCGAGCAAGTGCTCGATGTCCTGGCGGCGCATCCGTCAACCGCGCGCCACATCGCCACCAGGCTGGCGGCGCGCTTCGTCAGCGACAACCCGCCCACGGCGCTCGTGGATCGCGCGGCGGCGCGCTTCACCGCGACCAGGGGCGACCTTCGCGAAGTGGTCCGCACCATCGTCACCTCGCCGGAATTCTTCTCCCCCGACGCTTATCGCGCCAAGGTGAAGACGCCGCTCGACTTCGTCACCAGCGCGCTGCGCGCCACCGGCGCGGAGGTCCGCTCGGCGGTGCCGCTGGCGCGCGAGCTCCGCGAGATGGGCATGCCGCTCTACTTCTGCCAGCCGCCGACCGGCTACAACGACACCGCGAGCACGTGGGTGTCGGCGGGCGGGCTCGTCAGCCGCATGAACTTCGCGGTGGCGCTCTCCAAGAACCAGCTGCGTGGCGTCCACGTGGCAAACCCGTCGGCCGATCTCGAAACCACCATCGGCTCGCCCGCGTTTCAACGCCAATGA
- the istB gene encoding IS21-like element helper ATPase IstB: MSAIIHARVVEHLQRLRLGFVAERLDAVLNEAAKREPTYLDFLDQVLRQEVEAKQRKRVAMGVQIAHFPTVKTLEEFEFKFQPSIDQRLVRELATGRFISSAENVLIFGPPGVGKTHLAIALGRAAVETGHSVLFTSATALLAALAKAETEGQLADRLLFYSKPKLLVIDELGYLPFERRSAHLFFQLVARRYERGSLLITTNQLVTQWGTVFGDEVLAAAILDRLLHHSHTLMIQGDSYRLKQKRKAGLIPAVPHREGALAGEPARADRRKH, encoded by the coding sequence ATGAGCGCCATCATCCACGCCCGCGTGGTCGAGCACCTGCAGCGCCTCCGCCTGGGCTTTGTGGCCGAGCGGCTGGACGCGGTCCTCAATGAGGCCGCCAAACGCGAGCCGACCTATCTCGACTTCCTCGACCAGGTGTTGCGACAGGAGGTCGAGGCCAAACAGCGCAAACGGGTCGCCATGGGCGTGCAGATCGCGCACTTCCCGACGGTGAAGACGCTCGAGGAGTTCGAGTTCAAGTTTCAGCCGTCGATCGATCAGCGCCTGGTCCGTGAGTTGGCGACCGGTCGCTTCATCAGCAGCGCCGAGAATGTGTTGATCTTCGGCCCGCCCGGTGTGGGCAAAACACATCTCGCGATCGCCCTCGGCCGCGCCGCCGTCGAGACCGGGCACTCCGTGCTCTTCACCAGTGCCACCGCGCTGCTGGCCGCCCTAGCCAAAGCGGAGACCGAAGGCCAGCTCGCGGATCGGTTGTTGTTCTACAGCAAACCCAAGCTCCTCGTCATCGACGAGCTCGGCTACCTACCGTTCGAGCGGCGGAGCGCGCATCTGTTCTTCCAGCTCGTCGCCCGTCGGTACGAGCGTGGCAGTCTGCTGATCACGACCAATCAGTTGGTCACGCAGTGGGGCACCGTCTTCGGCGACGAAGTCCTCGCCGCGGCTATCCTCGACCGTCTACTGCACCACAGTCACACGTTAATGATCCAAGGCGACAGCTATCGATTGAAACAGAAGCGCAAGGCTGGACTGATCCCCGCGGTGCCACACCGCGAGGGGGCGCTCGCCGGCGAGCCGGCTCGCGCTGACCGCAGAAAACACTGA
- a CDS encoding GNAT family N-acetyltransferase: MPLKIIPAVGDVLERVLDDTFPLWSDGLSRAHYAKSWAAQLKTPWGAAHLDRVALVDGPHVVSSAKRYDLSLRLDGRIRRVMGIGAVFTAPAYRGRGSARELLARMLETAVTEGQEFAMLFSEIPPAFYERLDFVPVPLAEWVIEVDQKRGGAPAMLVRSGDERDLPNIVEMSAARATGARLALDRSEDFVRFGITKKRLLSGLAPAGLRTTEFLVVEEGHQAVAYLVATEQDGRWMIEEAGDRDPSGARLGAMLQVMLARYPSERLPEIRGWWPQSLVPPQLKVAASTPTQEVLMIRPLRDRTLPLPPLAAAEVVYWHGDYF; the protein is encoded by the coding sequence ATGCCATTGAAGATCATCCCCGCCGTCGGCGACGTCCTCGAGCGCGTGCTCGACGACACCTTTCCCCTGTGGAGCGACGGGTTGTCGCGCGCGCACTATGCGAAGTCGTGGGCGGCCCAGCTCAAGACCCCGTGGGGCGCCGCCCACCTCGACCGCGTCGCGCTGGTCGATGGCCCGCATGTGGTCTCGAGCGCCAAGCGCTACGACCTGTCGCTTCGCCTCGACGGGCGCATTCGCCGGGTGATGGGCATTGGCGCGGTGTTTACCGCGCCGGCCTATCGCGGCCGCGGCAGCGCCCGCGAGCTGCTCGCGCGCATGCTCGAGACCGCGGTGACGGAAGGGCAGGAGTTCGCGATGCTCTTCTCGGAAATTCCGCCGGCGTTCTACGAACGACTGGATTTCGTGCCGGTCCCGCTCGCCGAGTGGGTGATCGAAGTGGACCAGAAGCGCGGCGGCGCGCCGGCCATGCTGGTGCGCAGCGGCGACGAGCGCGACCTGCCCAACATTGTCGAGATGTCTGCCGCCAGGGCCACCGGCGCCAGGCTCGCTCTCGATCGCAGCGAAGATTTCGTGCGCTTCGGGATCACGAAGAAGCGCCTGCTCTCTGGCCTCGCCCCGGCGGGCCTGCGGACCACCGAGTTCCTGGTGGTGGAAGAAGGGCACCAGGCGGTGGCTTACCTCGTGGCCACCGAGCAGGACGGCCGCTGGATGATTGAGGAGGCCGGCGACCGCGATCCGTCCGGCGCGCGCCTGGGCGCGATGCTGCAGGTGATGCTCGCGCGATACCCCAGCGAGCGCCTGCCGGAAATCCGCGGCTGGTGGCCGCAGTCGCTGGTGCCGCCGCAGCTCAAGGTGGCCGCGTCAACGCCGACGCAGGAAGTGCTGATGATCCGCCCGCTGCGCGACCGCACGCTGCCGCTCCCGCCGCTCGCCGCGGCGGAAGTCGTCTACTGGCACGGGGATTACTTCTGA
- a CDS encoding DUF1501 domain-containing protein, which translates to MTSRRVFLKSGAMAMVTMGFAPSFLARTAAATGTRKKLLITVFQRGAVDGLNMVVPYGEADYYRARPSIAIARPGAADGAIDLNGFFGLHPRMSSFKPLWDRGDLAIVHASGSHDTTRSHFDAQDYMESATPGVKSTSDGWLNRYLQAKDDERNPLRAVALTQQMPRTLQGVAPALAMGNTADFAVADISARTSFEEIYQAAQDKSLHGTAGEAFDAMRTLAKSTSGRYQPANGAVYPRSPFGQALQEIARLAKSDVGLEIAFAESTQWDHHVNQGAGSGQMANRLDDFSRGIAALAQDLGERMADTVILTMSEFGRAVAENGSRGTDHGHGNAMFVIGGGVKGREVYGTWPGLKADQRFEGRDLAVTTDFRDVFSEVVMKHLGAGAPTAAKVFPGYQVKASAFRGILDM; encoded by the coding sequence ATGACATCCCGACGCGTGTTTCTCAAGAGCGGCGCAATGGCCATGGTGACGATGGGGTTCGCCCCGTCGTTCCTGGCGCGGACGGCGGCGGCGACCGGCACGCGCAAGAAGCTGCTGATCACCGTGTTCCAGCGCGGCGCCGTCGATGGCCTCAACATGGTGGTGCCGTACGGCGAAGCCGACTACTACCGCGCCCGTCCGTCGATTGCCATCGCCAGGCCGGGCGCCGCCGACGGCGCGATCGACCTCAACGGCTTCTTCGGCCTGCACCCGCGGATGTCGTCGTTCAAGCCGCTGTGGGACCGCGGCGACCTTGCCATTGTGCACGCCAGCGGCTCGCACGACACCACGCGGTCGCACTTCGACGCCCAGGACTACATGGAGTCGGCGACGCCGGGCGTGAAGAGCACGTCGGATGGATGGTTGAACCGGTATTTACAGGCCAAGGACGATGAGCGGAACCCCTTGCGGGCAGTGGCGTTGACTCAGCAGATGCCACGCACGCTTCAGGGCGTGGCTCCCGCGCTGGCCATGGGCAACACCGCGGACTTCGCCGTGGCCGACATCAGCGCGCGGACGTCGTTCGAAGAGATCTACCAGGCCGCGCAAGACAAGTCGCTGCATGGCACCGCCGGCGAGGCGTTCGACGCCATGCGCACGCTGGCGAAGAGCACCTCGGGGCGGTACCAGCCGGCCAACGGCGCGGTGTATCCGCGATCGCCGTTCGGACAGGCGCTCCAGGAGATCGCGCGGCTCGCCAAGTCCGACGTCGGCCTCGAGATTGCGTTTGCGGAAAGCACGCAGTGGGACCACCACGTCAACCAGGGCGCGGGGTCCGGGCAAATGGCCAATCGCCTCGATGACTTCTCGCGCGGCATCGCCGCGCTCGCGCAAGACCTCGGCGAGCGCATGGCCGACACCGTGATCCTGACGATGTCGGAGTTCGGGCGCGCGGTGGCCGAGAACGGCAGCCGCGGCACGGATCACGGTCACGGCAACGCGATGTTCGTGATCGGCGGAGGCGTGAAGGGCCGCGAGGTCTACGGCACGTGGCCGGGCCTGAAGGCCGATCAACGTTTCGAGGGGCGTGACCTCGCGGTCACCACCGACTTCAGGGATGTGTTCAGCGAGGTGGTAATGAAGCACCTGGGCGCCGGCGCGCCCACCGCCGCGAAGGTGTTCCCCGGGTATCAGGTGAAGGCGTCGGCGTTCCGGGGAATTCTCGACATGTAA
- a CDS encoding helix-turn-helix domain-containing protein, which yields MKVDDVAQLLRTSNRAIYAMIERRQLPGIVRIGRRVLFRTVDLLDWLHQKSAPSQRSEMR from the coding sequence ATGAAGGTCGATGACGTGGCTCAACTGCTACGCACCTCCAACCGCGCTATCTACGCAATGATCGAGCGCCGGCAGCTACCGGGCATCGTCCGCATCGGTCGGCGCGTGCTGTTCCGCACGGTTGATTTGTTAGACTGGCTCCATCAGAAGTCGGCGCCATCGCAAAGGAGTGAAATGCGATGA